A DNA window from Vigna angularis cultivar LongXiaoDou No.4 chromosome 1, ASM1680809v1, whole genome shotgun sequence contains the following coding sequences:
- the LOC108328513 gene encoding protein IQ-DOMAIN 20 — translation MGVSQKWFRILRGRFIRSSNKDIILPRTSICTNECEEAILRNEDFSFPTQTPTPVSAITKEDVAAIKIQAFFRGHLARRAYKALKGLVKVQALVRGVWVRKQSRIAMQCMHALVRLQVRVRSRQLLGSFDKKSTIN, via the exons ATGGGTGTGTCGCAAAAATGGTTCAGAATTCTTCGCGGAAGATTCATCAGATCATCCAACAAAGACATCATTCTCCCACGCACAAGTATTTGCACTAACGAATGCGAAGAAGCCATACTCAGGAATGAAGACTTCAGTTTCCCTACACAAACACCAACACCTGTTTCTGCAATCACCAAGGAAGATGTTGCGGCCATTAAGATCCAAGCTTTTTTCAGGGGACATCTA GCAAGAAGAGCATATAAAGCATTAAAAGGGCTAGTGAAGGTGCAAGCTTTGGTTCGTGGGGTGTGGGTGAGGAAACAATCACGTATAGCAATGCAGTGTATGCACGCACTTGTACGATTACAAGTCAGGGTTCGTTCAAGGCAGCTACTCGGTAGCTTTGATAAGAAATCAACCATCAACTGA